Sequence from the Verrucomicrobiota bacterium genome:
CCAGCGTGCGGCGCAGGCGCTCGCTGCCCGTCTCCGGCGCGATGGTCACGGTGCGCTGGCCGCCGGCGGCGAGGCACTCGAGCAGCGCGTCGGACACGCCGTCGGCCTGGAAGCTCGACACCGAGACCTTCGCGCCCATCGCGCGCAGTTCGCCGTAGAGCCGGACGGCATCCGGATGATCGACGATGGTCGCGCCCACGAGGCCGACGAGATCCGTGAGCGCCATACCGCCGCGCACGGCGTCGAGGACGGCGTCGGCACTGCGCATGCGCGCCCGGCCATAGAGCCCGCGGGTGGCGCAGAACCGGCACCCACGCGTGCAACCGCGACTGATTTCGACAAGGAACCGGTCGGCAAACTCCGTATGCGGCGTGATGATGGCCGACGCGGTCGGGTGCGCATCGAGGTCCTGTACGCACGCAGCCGAAGGCGGCGCCCCGGTGCGCGACGGCACATAGCAGCCCTCGACGGTCTGAGCCCCGTCGAAAAGGGCGTTCCGGTCTCTCGCGTCGGCAATGGCATCGAGCAACAGCGGCAGCGTCGTCTCAACCTCGCCGAGCAGCAGCAGATCGGCGATCGGCGCCAGCGGCTCGGGATTGAGCGTGGCGGCCACGCCGCCGCAGATGATGACCGGCGCGCGCTCGTCACGGTCGGCGGCAAGCGGGGCGATGCCCGCCCGCTTGAGCAACTCAACAGCGGCCATCTCGTCCAGTTCGTAGGAGAGCGACAGCGCGACAACGTCGAAATCCGCGAGCGAGCGGCCGGTCTCGAGCGCTACCGGCCGTCCGTCGGGCCAGACGAACGCGCGGTCGCACCAGAACTCGGGATGGGCGTTGATCGCGCGGTAGAGCGAATGGACGGCCAGGTTGCTCATCCCGACGTAGTAGCTGTTCGGGAAAACGAGCGCAACACCGAGGCGGCCGAACGCCGAGCGCACCTCGCCGCGCTCGGCGTCGAGCAGCTCGGGAATCGTTCGTTGCGTTGCGCGCGGCATGCTCACCCCCGCGGCGCGCCGAGCTTGCGGATGATGGCCGTGACGGTGAGCTTCTTCTCGAGGAACGTGGCCAGCACGAGGTCGAAGAGCCGGGCGAGCTCGGTCGTCTGCGCCTGCGAGATCCGCACCCGCTCGACG
This genomic interval carries:
- a CDS encoding radical SAM protein, whose amino-acid sequence is MPRATQRTIPELLDAERGEVRSAFGRLGVALVFPNSYYVGMSNLAVHSLYRAINAHPEFWCDRAFVWPDGRPVALETGRSLADFDVVALSLSYELDEMAAVELLKRAGIAPLAADRDERAPVIICGGVAATLNPEPLAPIADLLLLGEVETTLPLLLDAIADARDRNALFDGAQTVEGCYVPSRTGAPPSAACVQDLDAHPTASAIITPHTEFADRFLVEISRGCTRGCRFCATRGLYGRARMRSADAVLDAVRGGMALTDLVGLVGATIVDHPDAVRLYGELRAMGAKVSVSSFQADGVSDALLECLAAGGQRTVTIAPETGSERLRRTLAKGVSDADVVRCAEMSRRHGMRFVKLYFMIGLPGETEEDLAAVAELVGTTAGILPTKVTLTPFVPKPFTPLAEAAVPPRAELQRRLRGLSRTMRRARNVTVTTGSVGEAQVETWLSHAGREAAAVLLEGRDAVRAAAARYCRQRSAR